The following are from one region of the Miscanthus floridulus cultivar M001 unplaced genomic scaffold, ASM1932011v1 fs_576_1_2, whole genome shotgun sequence genome:
- the LOC136532312 gene encoding E3 ubiquitin-protein ligase ATL4-like codes for MASVAGVSIAVGILLLLLSSVCCICSLVRGHHQSRANAATDAATASAALTLRPQPTVSDQSRHSEQQQRRAAPEGGPRRASPTSGLPSFAYNRSVRHNVMSAGSEEAAATCSVCLGAFQVGETVRLLPVCLHLYHVECIDPWLDAHSTCPLCRSGTDSTTMDGGWPASSGLGVAGFSSAWIMDAE; via the exons ATGGCGTCCGTTGCAGGTGTCAGCATCGCCGTTGGGATCCTGCTGTTATTGCTCTCCTCAGTCTGCTGCATATGCAGCCTCGTCCGAGGGCATCACCAGAGCCGCGCCAATGCGGCCACCGATGCTGCCACGGCGTCTGCAGCTCTCACCTTACGACCTCAGCCAACGGTGTCAGATCAGTCGCGCcacagcgagcagcagcagcgccgcgcCGCACCTGAAGGCGGGCCACGGCGCGCCAGCCCGACGTCGGGCCTCCCGTCCTTCGCTTACAACCGATCGGTGAGGCACAACGTGATGAGCGCCGGCAGTGAAGAGGCAGCGGCGACGTGCTCGGTGTGCCTCGGCGCATTCCAGGTCGGGGAAACGGTGCGGCTGCTACCGGTGTGCCTGCATTTGTACcacgtcgagtgcatcgacccCTGGCTGGACGCGCACTCGACGTGCCCGCTCTGCCGGTCGGGCACCGACTCGACGACGATGGACGGCGGCTGGCCTGCTTCCTCCGGTTTAGGCGTGGCCGGCTTCAGTTCAGCTTGG ATAATGGATGCAGAATAA